CAGGCGCTTGGGCACCAGCTCGCCGAAGATGATGCTCAGGAAGGTGATCACCACCACCACCAGCGCGGTGGCGCTGATCTGCGCCGCACCCGGGCTGATCAGCGGCAGCCACCCGCGGATCTGCGTGGCCAGCGGCCCCGAGAACGCCGCATCACCGACGATGCCGTTCAACACGCCGATCGAGGTGATGCCGATCTGCACTGTGGACAGGTACTTGGTCGGGTTGTCGTGCAGGTCCATCGCGGCGCTGGCACCGCGCTCGCCGGCCTCCACCATCACCGTCAGCCGCGCCTTGCGCGAGGCCGACAAGGCCATCTCCGACATGGCGAACAAGGCGTTCAGCAGGATCAGGAAGACCAGTAGCGCAACGTCCATGGCAGCGCCAGCCACGGGCGCAACGGGCAGTCAAACAAGCGGCGGAGCGTAGCAGAATCGTGTGATGCACTATCTCATCGGCGACCTGCAAGGCTGCTGCGACGCGTTCGACCGCCTGCTCGAGGCGATCGACTTCTCGCCCTCGCGCGATTCGCTGCATGTGCTGGGCGACCTGGTCAACCGCGGCCCGGCCTCGCTGGCCACGCTGCAGCGCCTGCACACGCTGGGCAATGCCGCCCGCTGCCTGCTGGGCAACCATGATCTGCACCTGCTGGCGGTGGCCGAGGGCGTGCGCCCGCTGCACAAGAGCGACACCCTGCGCCAGGTGCTGATGAGCCCGCAGCGCGACGCCTGGCTCGACTGGCTGCGCCAGCACTGCCTGCTGGCCGACCAGGCCCATGGCTGGCTGCTGGTGCACGCCGGGGTGGCGCCGCAATGGGATGCGGCCCAAACCATGGCCCTGGCGGCCGAGGTGCAGGCCCTGCTGGCCGGGCCCGACCTGCCGGGCTTTCTGCGCGTGATGTACGGCAACGAGCCGGCGCGCTGGCATCCCGGCCTGGCCGGGCCCGAGCGCTGGCGCTTCGTGATCAATGTGCTGACCCGCATGCGCTTTTGCGCCGCCGACGGCACGCTCGACTTCAAGACCAAGGACAACGCCGACGCCGCACCGCCCGGCCTGATGCCCTGGTTCGAGGTGCCGGGCCGGCGCACCACCGGCCAGCCGGTGGCTTTTGGCCACTGGAGCACCCTGGGCCTGCGCAACCAGCCCGACCTGCTGGCGCTGGACACCGGCTGCGTGTGGGGCGGCGCCCTCACCGCGGTGCGCGTGGACGGCGGCCGGCGCGAGGTGTTCCAGGTGGCCTGTGAACAGGCGCAGGCCCCGGGTTGAACCGGGGCACCCGGCGCCGCGGGTACGCGACGCCACCCG
The genomic region above belongs to Aquabacterium sp. OR-4 and contains:
- a CDS encoding symmetrical bis(5'-nucleosyl)-tetraphosphatase — translated: MHYLIGDLQGCCDAFDRLLEAIDFSPSRDSLHVLGDLVNRGPASLATLQRLHTLGNAARCLLGNHDLHLLAVAEGVRPLHKSDTLRQVLMSPQRDAWLDWLRQHCLLADQAHGWLLVHAGVAPQWDAAQTMALAAEVQALLAGPDLPGFLRVMYGNEPARWHPGLAGPERWRFVINVLTRMRFCAADGTLDFKTKDNADAAPPGLMPWFEVPGRRTTGQPVAFGHWSTLGLRNQPDLLALDTGCVWGGALTAVRVDGGRREVFQVACEQAQAPG